A region of Acidobacteriota bacterium DNA encodes the following proteins:
- a CDS encoding NADH-quinone oxidoreductase subunit C — protein MTDAELIEQINGKLGSRIRETANPAPLRIFLTVDPGDLVPAVTGLRDDFGYTHLSTISGVDLGEAFEILYHFGRHQGALTVRTQVPRDKPHVPTITPVIPGAILYEREIQEMFGITVDGIPDPRRLNLPDDWPDGQYPLRKDWSFERPEEIIPGGRS, from the coding sequence ATGACAGACGCGGAACTCATTGAACAGATCAACGGAAAACTGGGGAGCCGGATCCGCGAAACCGCCAACCCCGCGCCCTTGCGGATCTTCCTGACGGTCGATCCGGGGGATCTTGTCCCCGCAGTCACCGGTCTTCGGGACGATTTCGGCTATACCCACCTGTCGACGATCAGCGGCGTGGATCTAGGGGAGGCTTTCGAAATTCTCTATCATTTCGGCCGGCATCAAGGCGCCCTGACCGTTCGGACGCAAGTCCCCCGGGACAAGCCCCATGTCCCCACCATCACGCCGGTCATTCCGGGGGCCATTCTCTACGAACGGGAAATCCAGGAAATGTTCGGCATCACGGTGGACGGCATTCCGGATCCCCGAAGGTTGAATCTTCCGGATGACTGGCCCGACGGCCAATATCCCCTGAGAAAAGACTGGTCTTTCGAACGGCCTGAGGAGATCATCCCGGGAGGCCGATCATGA
- a CDS encoding NADH-quinone oxidoreductase subunit L: MSQENITLLTVFVPIIGSLTIPLAALVSKSARSAWAVVLSAATAVLPLFLIPFALSGGERIVRWSLVLGLDFILVIDPLSIFMAVVSSAIGFLIVVYSLGYIHHEENQSEYYLMVVLFIGSMMGLVFSGNLIFLYLFWEIIAICCWRLIGFYRLREYVLKADKAFLVTFGGAVVMLLGFVIVFQSTGTFDITEMRGVLIPGTAAVLILFGMFSKSATVPLHTWLPDAGVAPTTVTALLHAAVLVKIGVYAYARLFLYGFQLPDIWKEIIPIVAVFSSLVAAGAAMVENDIKRILAYSTVSQIGYIFLGLSMANATGISGGLLFILMHGLGKAGLFLCAGIVIHAVHKKDIREMGGLIKTMPITAIAFLVCALSVIGIPPFGGFFSKLLVIMGTVQAGKTWLAAVALFTAVLTLYYLFRVFSQVFLGEPKNTAPEKTHSMVYVVALLAVLSLAAGLLVAYPMTFVQAATSHIGWWLP; encoded by the coding sequence ATGAGCCAAGAAAACATAACCCTTCTCACCGTTTTTGTCCCCATCATCGGCTCCCTGACGATCCCCCTGGCCGCCCTCGTGTCGAAATCCGCCCGTTCCGCATGGGCCGTCGTCCTGTCCGCAGCGACGGCCGTGCTGCCCCTGTTCCTCATTCCTTTCGCCTTGAGCGGCGGCGAACGCATCGTCCGCTGGAGCCTGGTCCTGGGCTTGGACTTCATCCTGGTCATCGATCCTCTGTCCATCTTCATGGCCGTCGTCTCCTCCGCGATCGGTTTCCTCATCGTCGTCTACTCCCTCGGTTACATCCACCATGAGGAGAACCAGAGCGAATACTACCTGATGGTCGTCCTCTTCATCGGATCGATGATGGGTCTGGTCTTTTCCGGGAACCTGATCTTCCTTTACCTGTTCTGGGAGATCATCGCCATCTGCTGTTGGCGCCTGATCGGCTTTTACAGGTTGAGGGAGTACGTCCTGAAAGCCGACAAGGCTTTCCTCGTGACGTTCGGAGGCGCCGTCGTCATGCTGCTGGGATTCGTCATCGTCTTCCAGTCCACGGGCACTTTCGACATCACCGAGATGCGGGGCGTCCTGATTCCGGGAACGGCCGCCGTCCTCATCCTGTTCGGCATGTTCTCCAAGTCGGCAACGGTGCCCCTGCACACCTGGCTTCCCGACGCCGGCGTCGCCCCGACCACCGTCACCGCGCTTCTCCATGCCGCCGTCCTGGTCAAAATCGGCGTCTACGCCTACGCCCGGCTGTTCCTCTACGGCTTCCAGCTCCCCGACATCTGGAAAGAGATCATCCCCATCGTCGCCGTCTTTTCGAGTCTTGTCGCCGCCGGCGCGGCCATGGTCGAAAACGACATCAAGAGGATCCTGGCCTATTCCACGGTCAGCCAGATCGGCTACATCTTCCTCGGGTTGAGCATGGCCAACGCCACCGGGATTTCGGGCGGCCTGCTGTTCATCCTGATGCACGGCCTGGGCAAAGCCGGGCTGTTCCTCTGTGCCGGCATCGTCATTCACGCCGTTCATAAAAAGGACATTCGCGAGATGGGCGGCCTCATCAAGACCATGCCGATCACGGCCATCGCCTTCCTTGTCTGTGCCCTGTCCGTCATCGGCATCCCCCCGTTCGGAGGATTTTTCTCCAAGCTCCTGGTCATCATGGGCACGGTCCAGGCCGGAAAAACCTGGCTGGCCGCCGTCGCCCTGTTCACGGCCGTCCTGACCCTCTACTACCTTTTCCGCGTCTTCAGCCAGGTTTTCCTGGGTGAGCCGAAGAATACGGCGCCGGAAAAGACCCATTCCATGGTCTATGTCGTTGCGCTCCTGGCCGTTCTCTCCCTTGCGGCCGGCCTGCTGGTTGCCTATCCCATGACATTCGTCCAGGCGGCGACATCCCATATCGGTTGGTGGCTCCCATGA
- a CDS encoding hydrogenase subunit MbhD domain-containing protein, producing the protein MTLQTLLLIGLIVFSALALLSRDLIKAAISFAAASLFLGIVFFRMGAPYAGVFEISVVAGLITVLFILAVALTEKKAEVRESPKARLIFPLFFIVFIIIDVLVMRGLIRKIPTLPAEAETGLFGQVLWGQRTFDLVGQVAVILAGVFAVLALFRKKDLDD; encoded by the coding sequence ATGACACTGCAAACGCTTCTCCTTATCGGCCTGATCGTGTTCTCGGCTCTGGCCCTGCTGAGCCGGGATCTCATCAAGGCGGCCATCAGCTTCGCCGCGGCCAGCCTCTTCCTGGGAATCGTCTTTTTCCGGATGGGTGCCCCTTACGCCGGCGTTTTCGAGATCTCCGTCGTGGCCGGCCTGATCACCGTGCTCTTCATTCTGGCCGTCGCTCTGACGGAAAAAAAGGCCGAGGTCCGCGAATCCCCGAAGGCCCGGCTGATTTTCCCGCTGTTTTTCATCGTGTTCATCATCATCGATGTCCTTGTCATGCGGGGGCTGATCCGAAAGATTCCGACCCTTCCCGCCGAAGCGGAAACGGGGCTGTTCGGACAGGTTCTCTGGGGCCAGAGAACCTTTGACCTCGTCGGCCAGGTGGCCGTCATCCTGGCCGGTGTCTTCGCCGTTTTGGCTCTGTTCAGAAAGAAGGATCTCGATGACTGA
- a CDS encoding proton-conducting transporter membrane subunit has translation METTLIVFFLVLPLALAAVLPLLGRLSKRVLPDILANAVFFVLVVNAFVLGRRIPAGEPLILQASWFGEPLGLRMAVDNFSLFLLLAVALVSLCVGLYSISYMEHFGSKPAYYALLLIMVAGMNGLILSTDLFGIYVFLEVAAVASYALVAFGLGRDEVEAAFKYLMLSVAASAFILISIAVIFFMTGSLALSDVARSLAAMDAGPVVAVCSALFLMGFGLKAALIPFHAWLPDAHPSAPAPISAMLSGLLIKVSGVYAMTRIFFHVFGLTPALSMVLMILGSVSIVLAAFLALGQKDLKRMLAYSSISQVGYVVLGLGLGTPLGIIGGLFHLFNHALAKGLLFLNSGSIQSAAGTRNLDEMAGLARRMPVTAVTSLVGSLSIAGVPPLNGFWSKLIIIIALVQAGQGGFALIAVLASILTLWYYLLFQRKAFFGKPEERWKDIREAPFWMTASTVVLALLCIGVGIFFSPVVAAWIEPAAGVLGKGIQFVLGAWGL, from the coding sequence ATGGAGACAACGTTGATAGTTTTTTTCCTGGTCTTGCCGCTCGCCCTGGCTGCCGTCCTGCCCCTGTTGGGCCGGCTGTCCAAGCGGGTCCTGCCCGATATCCTGGCCAATGCCGTCTTTTTTGTGCTCGTCGTCAACGCTTTCGTTCTCGGCCGCCGCATTCCGGCCGGGGAGCCGCTCATTCTCCAGGCGTCCTGGTTCGGCGAACCTCTCGGCCTGCGGATGGCCGTCGACAACTTCAGCCTGTTTCTGCTCCTGGCCGTCGCCCTCGTCAGCCTGTGCGTCGGGCTTTACTCCATCTCCTATATGGAACATTTCGGCTCCAAGCCCGCCTACTACGCTCTTCTCCTGATCATGGTCGCCGGGATGAACGGGCTCATCCTGTCAACCGATCTGTTCGGCATCTACGTGTTCCTCGAAGTCGCCGCCGTCGCCTCTTACGCCCTGGTCGCCTTCGGATTGGGCCGGGACGAGGTTGAAGCGGCTTTCAAGTATCTCATGCTTTCGGTCGCGGCCTCGGCGTTCATCCTGATTTCGATCGCCGTCATCTTCTTCATGACCGGAAGCCTGGCCCTGTCGGATGTGGCCCGATCGCTTGCCGCCATGGATGCCGGTCCGGTCGTCGCCGTCTGTTCGGCCCTGTTCCTCATGGGATTCGGTCTCAAGGCGGCCCTCATCCCGTTTCATGCCTGGCTTCCCGACGCCCATCCTTCGGCCCCGGCTCCCATTTCCGCCATGCTGTCGGGTCTGCTGATCAAGGTTTCCGGCGTCTACGCCATGACCCGGATCTTCTTCCATGTCTTCGGACTGACACCGGCCCTCTCCATGGTTCTGATGATTCTCGGATCCGTATCCATCGTTTTGGCCGCGTTCCTGGCGCTGGGTCAGAAAGATCTCAAACGCATGCTGGCCTATTCCTCGATCAGTCAGGTCGGCTACGTGGTCCTGGGGTTGGGGCTCGGCACGCCGCTGGGGATTATCGGCGGCCTGTTCCATCTCTTCAATCACGCCCTGGCCAAGGGGCTTCTGTTTTTGAACTCGGGATCGATCCAGAGCGCCGCGGGCACACGGAACCTCGACGAAATGGCCGGACTCGCCCGGCGCATGCCCGTCACCGCGGTCACCAGCCTCGTCGGATCGCTGTCCATCGCCGGCGTGCCGCCGCTCAACGGTTTCTGGAGCAAACTGATCATCATCATCGCCCTGGTTCAGGCGGGACAGGGCGGCTTCGCTCTGATCGCCGTTCTGGCCAGCATTCTGACCCTCTGGTATTACCTCCTTTTCCAGCGCAAAGCCTTCTTCGGCAAACCGGAAGAGCGCTGGAAAGACATTCGGGAGGCGCCGTTCTGGATGACCGCATCGACGGTCGTCCTGGCTCTCCTCTGCATCGGCGTCGGAATCTTTTTCTCTCCGGTCGTCGCGGCCTGGATCGAACCGGCCGCCGGCGTTCTGGGCAAAGGAATTCAATTCGTTCTCGGCGCGTGGGGATTATAG
- a CDS encoding DUF177 domain-containing protein produces the protein MDKTMLIDIDNLPVDGLRLERDFDFMSADLVEENAVFLDPARAEVEIRPAGDGISVKGRITARLSFVCSRCLAPFEYPIDSRFDLVFLTDELDVLQDELSDVDMNRLFLCERRLDLRALVLEQLNLSFPGKPLCDEACQGLCAVCGELIGGGGCNCSVEESDPRLLNLKRFQRDKS, from the coding sequence ATGGACAAGACTATGCTGATCGACATCGACAATTTGCCCGTTGATGGACTGCGCCTGGAGCGGGACTTCGATTTCATGAGCGCGGACCTCGTGGAGGAAAACGCCGTGTTTCTCGACCCGGCCCGGGCCGAGGTCGAAATCCGCCCCGCCGGCGACGGGATCAGCGTCAAGGGACGCATCACGGCCCGCCTGAGCTTTGTATGCAGCCGGTGTCTGGCGCCTTTCGAGTATCCCATCGACTCCCGGTTCGACCTCGTTTTTCTGACCGACGAGCTGGACGTCCTGCAGGATGAATTGTCCGATGTCGACATGAACAGACTGTTTCTCTGCGAGCGGCGGCTGGATCTCCGCGCCCTCGTCCTTGAACAGCTCAATCTGTCCTTTCCCGGAAAGCCCCTCTGCGACGAGGCCTGCCAGGGCCTCTGCGCCGTCTGCGGGGAACTGATCGGGGGTGGGGGTTGCAACTGTTCCGTTGAGGAGTCCGATCCGAGACTCCTGAATCTCAAGCGTTTTCAAAGAGATAAAAGCTGA
- the nuoB gene encoding NADH-quinone oxidoreductase subunit NuoB: MLERLVRWSRIKSPWILHLNSGACNACDIEIVAALTPRFDVERFGVLLKATPRHADVIIATGPVTRQIKDRIIRIYEQVPDPKFVVAVGACAMSGCVYRGCYNVMGGLDQVIPVNAYIPGCPARPDAIVDGVVKLLGTL; this comes from the coding sequence ATGCTCGAGAGGCTCGTTCGCTGGTCGAGGATCAAGTCGCCCTGGATCCTCCATTTGAATTCGGGGGCCTGCAATGCCTGCGACATCGAAATCGTGGCCGCCCTGACCCCCCGTTTCGACGTGGAGCGTTTCGGCGTTCTGCTCAAAGCGACGCCGCGCCACGCCGATGTCATCATCGCCACTGGTCCCGTGACCCGGCAGATCAAGGACCGGATCATCCGGATTTATGAACAGGTGCCCGATCCCAAGTTCGTCGTCGCCGTGGGCGCCTGCGCCATGTCCGGCTGCGTCTACCGGGGCTGCTATAATGTTATGGGAGGTCTCGATCAGGTCATCCCGGTGAATGCCTATATTCCGGGATGCCCGGCCCGGCCCGACGCCATCGTGGACGGGGTGGTCAAACTCCTGGGCACACTCTGA
- the polA gene encoding DNA polymerase I: MPKSKIVLIDGNSLFYRSYYAIRGLSTSQGFPTNAVYGFITTLRKISAAENPDHIGVVFDVKGPTARHEIFRDYKANRKPMPDDLAVQLPVLKDVLKALRIPLFEQERHEADDVLATLAAKSASLGFRTLIVTTDKDLLQAVDDTTSVYNPAKDIEIGRDNVRDYFGAEAGQVADVLALWGDTTDNIPGVPGIGEKTAKSLIAEFGSLDALLENLPRVKNRRIREAIENNRESLELSRKLTALERNLNIDFDPDRFKSEPPDRAEALRLFRELEFSALAREYADAAESGPVRYQAVLEEKDLEALAERLLSAGAFALDTETDSPSPVRARLVGMSFAVEEREAFYIPLRHDGLGAPRQIPVERALAVLRNILENPDIPKTGQNIKYDAIVLEREGVRLQGIENDTMILSYLLEPNWGKHNLERLSQAYLQEEKISYDDIAGKGRNRVTLNQAAIETVTPYACQDADFALRLGRRLRDKVRAGELENLYTEIERPLIPLLARMEMWGVRVDLEELKKISEELDAEIRRLERRVFDAAGCEFNIQSPRQLADILFNKLNLPTTRKTKVTRSLSTSMDVLEELAPLHPLAGLVLDYRRITKLKSTYADALPILVNPETGRIHTSYNQTVAATGRLSSSDPNLQNIPARGEWGPRFRKAFIPDDACLLLAADYSQIELRVLAHLSGDPVLTGIFSGDRDIHEETARRVFGDDSPLSREEQRRRAKIINFSMIYGSSAFSMAGELGTSNAEAQAFIDRYFETHPKVREFLDRTVEETRDRGYALTILGRKRPVPELAQDNRIARDAGRRMALNTPIQGSAADLIKLAMLRVQEELDRRGLGVRMILQVHDELVFEVPTEVRDEAETVIREGMENVCPLNVPLKVHIGLGISWAGTK; encoded by the coding sequence TTGCCGAAATCGAAAATCGTCCTCATCGACGGCAACTCGCTTTTCTACCGGTCCTATTACGCCATCCGGGGGCTTTCGACATCCCAGGGTTTTCCGACCAACGCCGTCTACGGGTTCATCACGACTCTCCGGAAAATATCGGCTGCGGAAAATCCCGACCACATCGGTGTCGTCTTCGACGTCAAGGGACCGACGGCCCGCCATGAGATCTTCCGGGACTACAAGGCCAACCGCAAGCCCATGCCCGACGATCTGGCCGTCCAGCTTCCCGTTCTGAAGGATGTTCTCAAGGCCCTTCGCATCCCTCTTTTTGAACAGGAGCGGCACGAAGCCGACGACGTTCTGGCGACCCTGGCCGCCAAATCCGCCTCTCTCGGTTTCCGGACCCTCATCGTGACCACGGACAAGGATCTTCTTCAGGCGGTCGACGACACGACATCCGTTTACAATCCGGCCAAAGACATCGAAATCGGCCGGGACAACGTCCGGGACTATTTCGGGGCCGAAGCCGGGCAGGTGGCCGACGTTCTCGCCCTTTGGGGCGACACGACGGACAATATCCCCGGCGTTCCCGGCATCGGGGAAAAAACGGCCAAATCCCTGATCGCGGAGTTCGGATCTCTGGATGCCCTCCTCGAAAACCTGCCCCGGGTGAAAAACCGCCGGATTCGGGAGGCCATCGAAAACAATCGCGAATCTCTCGAACTCAGCCGGAAACTGACGGCTCTCGAAAGAAACCTGAACATCGATTTCGATCCCGACCGGTTCAAATCCGAACCGCCCGACCGCGCCGAGGCCCTCCGTCTTTTCCGCGAATTGGAGTTTTCCGCCCTGGCCCGCGAATACGCCGATGCGGCCGAATCCGGACCCGTCCGATATCAGGCCGTCTTGGAAGAAAAGGATCTCGAGGCGCTGGCCGAACGTCTGCTTTCGGCCGGAGCGTTCGCTTTGGATACGGAGACCGACAGCCCGTCGCCCGTCAGAGCGCGCCTGGTCGGGATGTCTTTCGCCGTCGAGGAAAGAGAAGCTTTTTACATTCCTCTGCGCCATGACGGTTTGGGCGCCCCGCGGCAGATTCCCGTCGAGCGGGCCCTGGCCGTCCTGCGCAACATTCTGGAGAATCCGGACATCCCCAAGACCGGGCAGAACATCAAGTACGACGCCATCGTCCTCGAAAGGGAAGGCGTTCGGCTTCAGGGGATCGAAAACGACACCATGATCCTCTCCTACCTCCTCGAACCCAACTGGGGGAAACACAATCTGGAGCGCCTGTCGCAGGCCTATCTTCAGGAAGAAAAAATCTCCTACGACGATATCGCCGGGAAAGGCCGGAACCGCGTCACCCTGAATCAGGCGGCCATCGAGACCGTGACCCCCTATGCCTGTCAGGATGCCGATTTCGCTCTGCGTCTCGGCCGGCGGCTGAGGGACAAGGTTCGGGCCGGAGAACTGGAAAACCTGTACACGGAAATCGAACGCCCCCTGATTCCTCTGCTGGCCCGCATGGAAATGTGGGGCGTCCGGGTCGATCTCGAGGAACTCAAAAAAATATCCGAAGAGCTCGATGCCGAAATCCGCCGCCTCGAACGCCGGGTCTTCGATGCGGCCGGCTGCGAATTCAACATCCAGTCGCCGCGCCAGTTGGCCGACATCCTCTTCAATAAGCTGAATCTGCCCACAACCCGGAAGACCAAGGTGACACGCAGCCTCTCGACTTCGATGGACGTCCTTGAGGAGCTGGCGCCCCTCCATCCCCTGGCCGGTCTTGTCCTGGACTACCGCCGGATTACGAAGCTCAAATCCACGTATGCCGACGCCCTGCCGATTCTCGTCAATCCCGAAACCGGGCGGATCCATACATCCTACAACCAGACCGTAGCCGCGACGGGCCGGTTGTCCTCGAGCGATCCCAATCTCCAGAATATCCCGGCCCGCGGCGAATGGGGGCCCCGATTCCGAAAAGCGTTTATCCCCGACGACGCCTGCCTTCTCCTGGCCGCCGATTACTCCCAGATCGAACTCCGGGTTCTGGCCCACCTTTCGGGCGATCCCGTCCTGACCGGGATTTTCTCCGGAGACCGGGACATTCACGAAGAAACGGCCCGCCGGGTCTTCGGCGACGATTCGCCGCTCAGCCGGGAGGAACAGCGCCGCCGTGCGAAAATCATCAATTTCAGCATGATCTACGGCTCCTCGGCCTTTTCCATGGCCGGCGAGCTCGGAACGTCGAACGCGGAAGCCCAGGCCTTCATCGATCGATACTTCGAAACCCACCCCAAGGTCCGCGAATTCCTGGACCGGACGGTCGAGGAAACCCGTGACCGCGGCTATGCCCTGACCATTCTGGGCCGCAAGAGGCCCGTTCCGGAACTCGCCCAGGACAATCGGATCGCCCGCGACGCCGGACGCCGGATGGCCCTCAACACGCCCATTCAGGGATCGGCGGCCGACCTCATCAAGCTGGCCATGCTTCGCGTCCAGGAAGAGCTCGACCGGCGCGGCCTCGGCGTCCGCATGATCCTTCAGGTTCATGACGAGCTTGTTTTTGAAGTGCCCACGGAGGTCCGCGACGAAGCCGAGACCGTCATCCGCGAAGGCATGGAGAACGTCTGCCCGCTCAACGTGCCGCTCAAGGTGCACATTGGTCTCGGCATCTCCTGGGCAGGCACAAAATGA
- a CDS encoding NADH-quinone oxidoreductase subunit K encodes MTETWYLYMFFAAALVAVGLYALLTMRNIIRLLIAVGIIGKGISLALLASGWAQNLLLTAQSLVITFIVVEVCLVAVALALAINAYRHTKDLDVRKLTRLKG; translated from the coding sequence ATGACTGAAACCTGGTATCTCTACATGTTTTTTGCCGCGGCCCTCGTGGCCGTCGGACTCTATGCCCTGCTGACGATGAGAAACATCATCCGGCTTCTCATCGCCGTCGGGATTATCGGAAAGGGCATAAGCCTGGCCCTCTTGGCCTCGGGCTGGGCTCAGAATTTGCTGCTCACCGCCCAGAGCCTCGTCATTACGTTCATCGTTGTCGAGGTCTGTCTGGTGGCTGTCGCTTTGGCGCTGGCCATCAACGCTTATCGCCACACGAAGGATCTGGACGTGCGCAAGCTCACCCGGTTGAAAGGATAA
- a CDS encoding proton-conducting transporter membrane subunit has translation MMPQTLLWPILLPAVAAVLTLLVPRHVRLVREFLAVVSAGAVLVLAFLLFSAKSLVYQTSWLGPGIEFKLRLFHFSSFILLGLAGFLLLIVLYSTVKMKDDPRIREYYAYVLIAAAMANGAVLADNFILLIFFWEGLLVVMYGLITMGGKLTSNRTAVKSLVIVGFSDFCLILGIGILWHLTGSLTMSEISIRPEGPAVAAFVLMMIGAVAKAGAMPFHTWIPDAAEDSPVSFMALMPAAFEKLLGIYLLARITLDFFKMQPGSSLGILLMFIGAVTIVLAVMMALIQKDLKRLLSYHAVSQVGYMILGIGTGVPAGIAGGIFHMINHAMYKSGLFLSAGSVEHRRGTTELKKLGGLWREMPVTSFGFIVCALAISGVWPLNGFVSKEMIFHGALDSGYTIFAAAAWLGAIFTFASFLKAGHSVFFGERDKDAPRVKESPSPILIPIVILALLCILFGVYNKLPLNTFITPILDGHVAAGEHLDFTSHALDLFNIVALISMACLLAALALHIYGFRRGGNKAHLASEPVHNLPGIRKIYDLAEARVFDLYEQGVKFLFGLSTALFRMVDRPIDFVYEKTLTAAGDRFTGLLRKAHNGHYANYLAWCLGGLVVVIGLLSWLL, from the coding sequence ATGATGCCTCAAACTCTTCTCTGGCCCATTCTCCTTCCGGCCGTTGCGGCCGTCCTGACCCTTCTCGTGCCGCGGCACGTCCGTTTGGTCCGGGAATTCCTTGCCGTGGTATCGGCCGGCGCCGTCCTGGTCCTGGCGTTCCTGCTGTTTTCGGCGAAGTCCCTTGTCTACCAGACATCCTGGCTGGGCCCGGGCATCGAGTTCAAGCTTCGCCTTTTCCACTTCTCGAGTTTCATCCTGTTGGGACTTGCGGGATTCCTCCTCCTCATCGTTCTCTACTCCACGGTGAAGATGAAAGACGACCCCCGGATCCGGGAGTACTACGCCTACGTGCTGATCGCGGCGGCCATGGCCAACGGCGCCGTCCTGGCCGACAACTTCATTCTCCTGATCTTTTTCTGGGAAGGGCTGTTGGTCGTCATGTACGGACTGATCACGATGGGCGGCAAGCTCACGTCGAACCGCACGGCCGTCAAGAGCCTTGTGATCGTCGGGTTCAGCGACTTCTGCCTGATCCTGGGCATCGGCATCCTGTGGCACCTGACAGGCTCCCTGACCATGTCGGAGATCTCCATTCGGCCGGAGGGCCCGGCCGTAGCGGCTTTCGTCCTCATGATGATCGGCGCCGTCGCCAAAGCGGGCGCCATGCCCTTCCATACGTGGATCCCTGATGCCGCTGAAGATTCCCCCGTCAGTTTCATGGCTCTCATGCCGGCCGCGTTCGAAAAACTTCTGGGCATCTATCTCCTGGCCCGCATCACGCTGGATTTCTTCAAGATGCAGCCGGGAAGCAGCCTGGGCATTCTCCTCATGTTCATCGGCGCGGTCACCATCGTCCTGGCCGTCATGATGGCTCTGATCCAGAAGGACCTCAAGCGGTTGCTCTCCTACCACGCGGTGAGCCAGGTCGGCTACATGATCCTGGGCATCGGCACGGGCGTTCCGGCGGGCATCGCCGGCGGCATCTTCCACATGATCAACCACGCCATGTACAAGAGCGGCCTGTTCCTGAGCGCCGGCTCCGTCGAGCATCGGCGCGGAACGACCGAACTCAAGAAACTCGGCGGTCTGTGGCGGGAGATGCCGGTCACCTCTTTCGGATTCATCGTCTGCGCCCTGGCCATTTCGGGCGTCTGGCCCCTGAACGGATTCGTCTCCAAGGAAATGATTTTCCACGGCGCTCTCGACTCGGGCTACACGATCTTCGCCGCCGCCGCCTGGCTGGGCGCCATCTTCACATTCGCCTCCTTCCTTAAGGCCGGCCACTCGGTCTTTTTCGGAGAAAGAGACAAGGATGCGCCCCGCGTCAAGGAAAGCCCGAGCCCGATCCTCATCCCCATCGTCATCCTGGCCCTTCTCTGCATCCTGTTCGGCGTTTATAACAAGCTTCCGTTGAACACGTTCATCACCCCCATTCTCGACGGCCACGTCGCGGCCGGCGAACATCTGGACTTCACGAGCCACGCCCTGGATCTCTTCAACATCGTGGCGCTCATTTCGATGGCCTGCCTGCTGGCGGCCCTGGCGCTCCACATCTACGGCTTCCGGCGCGGCGGGAACAAGGCGCACCTGGCCTCCGAGCCCGTCCACAACCTGCCCGGGATCCGGAAGATCTACGACTTGGCCGAAGCCCGGGTGTTCGACCTCTATGAGCAGGGCGTCAAGTTCCTGTTCGGCCTGTCTACGGCGCTGTTCCGCATGGTCGACCGGCCGATCGATTTCGTCTATGAAAAAACCCTCACCGCCGCCGGCGACCGGTTCACCGGCCTTCTGCGGAAAGCCCACAACGGGCATTACGCCAATTATCTCGCCTGGTGTCTCGGGGGGCTGGTCGTCGTCATCGGGCTGTTGAGCTGGTTGTTGTGA